One Ricinus communis isolate WT05 ecotype wild-type chromosome 7, ASM1957865v1, whole genome shotgun sequence genomic region harbors:
- the LOC8281219 gene encoding uncharacterized protein LOC8281219, with protein MNMKRKKLLLNEKVEVRQFEEGLRGSWHPGVVVSVSKFCRSVEYDELLSETGNSKLIESITVTEAIEGIHCRRPAPSAYRGRIRPLPESSDTCEKLSFGVCVDALFEDAWWEGIVFDCHDDADERLVFFPDEGDEKKFSVSQLRITRDWDEFLGIWCDRGVWILVQLAMELEGEVSNYVKKIWLYLRFNDEFNKSISDWTCGVRNVWRKCFMNSANDTGAEFRRQVLGNQSLSNVIEKNGYKLKDTSHEMITSSSSLSSRKEKKNGPLTIDGSSQNIEEKDSPPQCSRRPLEVRYRSIKQILTNMTVSISSMPTHDKQSAKIKSVEDKATSEGDENGCFLGCSKQEKIDHIRGRRNLTKSRRMTRTLADRSQKVLRKSPLHDILPEQRKHSSTKIRVSKQFQQAGSEFKPRSKVKVEEVLDAIKATKNMLSQPGKRKRKRRNSSLSDTICSFCHYGGDLILCDKCPSTFHLGCLELKDVPLENWFCPSCCCKLCGKGDSSTSTNACLQCARAYHVHCLTKDGCLLPTDYPSENFCSKSCYELCAQLHQLLGISNPTSVDGLTWTLTRSSKDVYNFPGMPRSSTHVKSFQILRVMHECFRSVKEPHTQKDMVTDLIYNSGSKFKRLNFHGFYAVVLNRGDQIVSVATLRIHGLKAAEMPLVATPFNFRRQGMCRLLMQEVLKLLNKFRVERLILPAIPQLRKMWEASFGFSEMPLSERQQLSGYSFVGFQGTMMLQNVLTSSRITLEINANSEGMSQDLEGNSSRIFLECNYVPNDESRFSGIVYEHKEKGKIIGKENNFNAAM; from the exons atgaacatgaaaagaaagaagcttCTTCTCAATGAAAAAGTAGAG GTTCGGCAATTTGAGGAAGGGCTGCGAGGCTCATGGCACCCCGGAGTGGTTGTTAGTGTCTCCAAGTTCTGCCGTTCTGTTGAATATGATGAACTCTTGTCTGAAACAGGGAACTCGAAGCTCATTGAGTCCATCACTGTCACAGAGGCAATTGAAGGGATTCATTGTCGCCGTCCAGCTCCATCAGCATATCGCGGGCGCATTCGACCTCTGCCTGAATCATCTGATACTTGTGAAAAGTTATCTTTTGGGGTCTGTGTTGATGCCTTGTTTGAGGATGCATGGTGGGAAGGTATAGTATTTGATTGTCATGATGATGCAGATGAACGTTTAGTCTTTTTTCCTGAtgagggtgatgaaaagaaatttagtgTGAGTCAATTACGTATAACTCGAGATTGGGACGAGTTCTTGGGCATTTGGTGTGACCGCGGTGTTTGGATATTGGTGCAATTAGCCATGGAGCTTGAAGGAGAAGTCTCcaattatgtaaaaaaaatttggttaTACTTGCGGTTCAATGATGAGTTCAATAAATCGATATCAGATTGGACTTGTGGTGTCCGAAATGTGTGGAGGAAGTGCTTCATGAATTCTGCTAATGACACTGGAGCTGAATTCAGGCGGCAGGTTCTTGGTAATCAAAGTTTGTCTAATGTCATAGAGAAAAAtggatataaattaaaagacaCCAGTCATGAAATGATAACTTCAAGCTCGTCCTTATCTTCTcgtaaggaaaaaaaaaatggtccTTTGACCATTGATGGATCAAGCCAAAATATAGAAGAGAAAGATTCTCCTCCTCAATGCAGTAGGAGGCCTTTGGAAGTAAGATATAGGTCAATTAagcaaatattaacaaatatgaCTGTTTCTATATCTTCTATGCCTACACATGATAAGCAGTctgctaaaattaaatcagTTGAAGACAAGGCAACATCTGAAGGTGATGAGAATGGATGCTTTCTTGGCTGTTCTAAACAAGAGAAGATTGATCATATTAGAGGAAGGAGAAATTTGACCAAGTCTAGACGAATGACAAGAACTCTTGCTGACCGCAGCCAAAAGGTACTGAGAAAGAGTCCTCTGCATGATATTCTTCCTGAGCAGAGAAAGCACTCATCAACGAAGATAAGGGTATCAAAACAATTTCAACAGGCAGGTTCAGAATTTAAGCCTCGATCCAAGGTCAAGGTGGAAGAGGTGTTAGATGCCATTAAAGCAACTAAAAATATGTTGTCTCAACCAGGGAAGCgtaaaaggaaaaggagaaattcTAGCTTAAGTGACACCATATGTAGTTTTTGTCACTATGGGGGAGATCTTATTCTCTGTGACAAATGCCCTTCTACATTTCATTTGGGCTGTCTTGAACTTAAG GATGTCCCACTTGAGAACTGGTTTTGTCCATCATGCTGCTGTAAACTTTGTGGTAAAGGTGACTCTTCAACTTCCACAAATGCTTGTTTGCAGTGTGCCCGAGCAT ATCATGTACATTGCCTGACTAAAGATGGATGTCTGCTTCCTACAGACTATCCATCAGAGAACTTTTGCAGCAAGTCTTGCTATGAG CTATGTGCCCAACTTCATCAACTTTTGGGAATTTCGAATCCCACCTCTGTGGATGGCTTGACCTGGACATTAACAAGATCATCTAAAGATGTTTACAATTTTCCTGGTATGCCAAGAAGTAGTACCCACGtcaaatcatttcaaattctcaGGGTTATGCACGAGTGTTTTAGATCTGTTAAAGAGCCTCATACCCAGAAGGATATGGTTACAGATCTGATTTACAATTCAGG gtctaaatttaaaaggtTGAACTTTCATGGATTTTATGCTGTCGTTTTGAATAGAGGTGATCAAATTGTATCTGTTGCCACTTTGAG AATCCATGGACTAAAGGCTGCAGAGATGCCCCTAGTTGCTACACCCTTCAATTTTCGTCGACAGGGAATGTGCCGACTTCTCATGCAGGAGGTGTTGAAG TTGCTCAACAAATTTCGTGTTGAGAGATTAATCTTGCCGGCAATACCTCAGTTGAGAAAGATGTGGGAAGCTTCCTTTGGATTTTCAGAAATGCCGCTTTCAGAAAGGCAACAACTTTCAGGCTACTCATTCGTGGGATTTCAGGGGACTATGATGCTGCAGAATGTTCTTACAAGCTCTAGGATAACACTGGAAATAAACG CAAATTCAGAAGGAATGTCTCAAGATTTGGAAGGAAATTCATCTCGTATATTTCTG GAGTGTAATTATGTGCCTAATGACGAGAGTAGATTCTCTGGCATAGTTTATGAGCACaaggaaaagggaaaaatTATCGGCAaggaaaataatttcaatGCTGCAATGTGA
- the LOC125370736 gene encoding nuclear pore complex protein NUP214-like has translation MGAFSSGFAAKAFAQAPAPNEFGQPAQMGAGQQALGSVLRSSGRSRQFGAGLIGGFASASSMDGFSRATTGGGFAVVASGGGFPSLASSSDGLGRFLMWLQVAGDLVAWLQVAEVYRSWWCWICYYFFGQKWWWICCGRRNVSIGRS, from the exons ATGGGTGCATTCTCTAGTGGTTTTGCTGCTAAAGCATTTGCTCAAGCTCCTGCACCTAATGAATTTGGCCAGCCTGCGCAGATGGGAGCAGGACAGCAAGCACTAGGATCAGTCCTTCGTTCTTCTGGGCGGTCAAGACAGTTTGGCGCTGGTTTAATTGGTGGCTTTGCTAGTGCTAGTTCGATGGATGGCTTTTCAAGAGCCACCACTGGTGGCGGGTTTGCTGTTGTCGCGAGTGGCGGTGGCTTCCCTAGTTTGGCCTCAAGTAGTGATGGACTTGGTAGATTTTTAATGTGGCTTCAGGTGGCGGGGGATTTGGTGGCGTGGCTTCAGGTGGCGGAGGTTTACAGGAGCTGGTGGTGTTggatttgttattatttttttgggcAAAAATGGTGGTGGATTTGTTGCGGCAG aCGAAATGTTAGTATTGGGAGAAGCTAG